A stretch of Chitinophaga caeni DNA encodes these proteins:
- a CDS encoding alkene reductase has product MLFDAYTLAGIPLKNRIVMSPMTRSRAAIGDVATDLMATYYAQRASAGLIISEGTQISRQGQGYAWTPGIYTDAQVAGWTKVTEAVHAAGGKMFAQLWHVGRISHTSIQLNNDPPVAPSAILAEGVKVFADLEGLGATSGAGEMIQHSMPRELTIPAIHQVIKDYAQAAKNAVTAGFDGVELHGANGYLIEQFTDSQTNLRQDAYGGTLEKRLRFMREVVTAVADAIGKEKVGIRQAPLTTLMGAKDDHPEITYIAAAKILNDLDIAYIHIAEADWEDAPVMPVAFKEQYRDTFSNTLIYSGKYTAERAEEAISRKWADLIGFGRPFIANPDLPYRLQHQLPLNEPDRTKFFGGTGKGYTDYPTYNELQHELI; this is encoded by the coding sequence ATGTTATTTGATGCTTATACACTTGCAGGAATACCATTGAAAAACAGGATCGTTATGTCGCCGATGACCCGCTCCCGGGCCGCTATAGGTGATGTGGCTACCGATTTGATGGCCACTTATTATGCGCAAAGGGCAAGCGCGGGATTAATTATTTCGGAAGGAACGCAAATTAGTCGCCAAGGGCAAGGTTATGCCTGGACGCCCGGCATTTATACTGATGCCCAGGTAGCGGGCTGGACAAAAGTTACGGAGGCCGTGCATGCCGCTGGAGGTAAGATGTTTGCCCAATTATGGCATGTCGGAAGAATATCACATACATCCATTCAATTAAATAATGATCCCCCGGTTGCACCATCTGCAATCTTAGCGGAAGGGGTAAAAGTTTTTGCGGACCTTGAAGGATTGGGAGCTACTTCCGGCGCCGGTGAAATGATCCAACATTCCATGCCCCGCGAATTAACTATCCCGGCAATTCACCAGGTTATAAAAGATTATGCTCAAGCGGCTAAAAATGCGGTAACTGCCGGTTTTGACGGCGTCGAGTTACACGGGGCCAACGGGTACCTGATTGAGCAGTTTACCGACTCCCAAACCAATTTACGGCAAGATGCTTACGGCGGCACCTTGGAAAAAAGACTACGGTTCATGCGGGAAGTGGTAACTGCCGTTGCAGATGCCATCGGTAAAGAAAAAGTGGGCATCCGGCAAGCGCCATTAACCACGTTAATGGGCGCTAAAGATGATCACCCGGAAATAACGTATATCGCTGCCGCCAAGATTCTCAACGATTTGGATATCGCCTATATCCATATAGCGGAAGCCGATTGGGAAGATGCCCCGGTGATGCCGGTTGCGTTCAAAGAACAATACCGCGATACTTTTAGCAATACATTGATTTATTCTGGTAAATATACCGCTGAAAGAGCCGAAGAAGCTATATCCCGCAAGTGGGCGGACCTTATCGGGTTCGGCAGGCCATTCATAGCAAACCCGGACCTACCTTACCGCTTGCAACACCAACTACCATTAAATGAACCGGATCGCACAAAATTTTTCGGGGGTACCGGCAAAGGTTACACAGATTATCCAACTTATAATGAATTGCAACATGAACTTATTTAA
- a CDS encoding alkene reductase, whose amino-acid sequence MNLFNPYNDKGISLKNRIVMAPMTRARNPDGIPNQMNARYYAQRAGSGLIITEGIAISDTAKGVMYIPGLYTDPQVEGWKQVTAAVHAEGSKIFAQLWHVGRVSHTSNQPGGIAPVSASDIPAANSMAWGLDADGQPGFVPVSIPRPLSTTEVRDIVKDFARAAQNAIAAGFDGIEIHGANGYLVEQFLNPYVNIRRDQYGGNIENRSRFLFEIIDACIDAIGAAKVAIRLTPHGGLYDMKPYPEVNETYFYIAGELYKRNIAFIDIMDQHSRGSFALPDGFLAAFRQHYPGIIILTGGMTKAKGQEYIDNGWIDLVGFGEAFIANPDLVKRLENDWPLTTPDRTLHYGGQEHGYVDYGYYREENN is encoded by the coding sequence ATGAACTTATTTAATCCATATAACGACAAGGGAATCTCTTTAAAAAACAGGATTGTAATGGCACCGATGACGCGGGCCAGGAACCCCGATGGTATTCCTAACCAGATGAATGCACGTTATTATGCACAACGGGCAGGTAGCGGTCTTATCATTACAGAGGGTATCGCTATTTCCGATACGGCCAAGGGAGTCATGTATATACCCGGTTTATATACCGACCCCCAGGTAGAAGGATGGAAGCAGGTAACGGCCGCTGTGCATGCAGAGGGAAGCAAAATATTTGCCCAGCTTTGGCATGTTGGCAGGGTCTCTCATACCAGCAACCAGCCGGGCGGCATAGCGCCCGTAAGCGCCTCCGACATACCCGCAGCAAACAGCATGGCTTGGGGTTTAGATGCGGATGGACAACCGGGTTTCGTTCCCGTGTCTATACCGCGGCCGCTAAGTACTACCGAAGTACGGGATATTGTAAAAGATTTTGCCAGGGCTGCGCAAAATGCAATTGCCGCAGGTTTCGATGGTATCGAAATTCACGGTGCAAACGGTTACTTGGTAGAACAATTCTTGAACCCATACGTAAACATTCGCCGGGATCAATACGGCGGTAACATCGAGAACCGCTCCAGGTTTTTATTCGAAATCATCGATGCCTGTATCGACGCTATAGGTGCCGCAAAAGTAGCGATCAGGCTCACTCCGCACGGTGGCTTATACGACATGAAACCGTATCCGGAAGTCAACGAAACGTATTTTTATATTGCCGGTGAATTGTATAAAAGAAACATAGCTTTTATCGATATTATGGATCAACATTCACGCGGGAGCTTCGCATTGCCGGATGGCTTCTTGGCTGCTTTCAGGCAACATTACCCCGGTATTATCATCCTAACGGGAGGTATGACCAAGGCAAAAGGACAAGAATATATTGATAATGGTTGGATTGACCTCGTAGGTTTCGGGGAAGCCTTTATTGCCAATCCCGATTTAGTTAAAAGGTTGGAAAATGATTGGCCGCTAACAACGCCGGACAGGACTTTACATTACGGCGGGCAAGAACACGGCTACGTTGATTACGGGTACTACCGCGAAGAAAATAATTGA